The following proteins come from a genomic window of Candidatus Bipolaricaulis sibiricus:
- a CDS encoding Ribonucleotide reductase of class III (anaerobic), large subunit: MPAGMLARRCCGCKVETKVLLPAARIVAKVTPVTFAGKEPRVIEQVRKRDGSVVPFETTKIASAIHRTLCEVGRDDAALAARLATRVEETLSSRFGPLFGPPHVEEIQDAVEEVLMAAGLPDAARAYIVYRHQHKQLREIKELVDPELVGSYLNGQDWRVRENSNMAFSLQGLNVFLTEKIIGQYWLTKVYPEPIRRAHTEGDFHIHDLGTLGPYCVGWDLADLLRQGFRGARGKVESRPPKHFRVALMQAVNFLYTLQGEAAGAQAFSGVDTLLAPFIAADGLSYREVKQALQEFVFNLNVPTRVGFQTPFTNITLDLRPPAHMAGLPALVGGQPFGTYGEFTREMGTFNRALAEVMAEGDARGRVFTFPIPTYNVTPDFPWDDPDLLPMWEMTAKYGIPYFANFLSSDMKPEDARSMCCRLRLDVRELRRRGGGLFGSNPLTGSIGVVTLNLPRLAFVAKSEEEFFERLQALMQTAGRSLITKRKLLERLTEQGLYPYSKFYLSSVKEQHGEYWANHFSTIGVIGLNEAALNLLGVNLAQEEGIRFAQRTLGFMRDTLVRFQEATGELWNLEATPAEGTAYRLAMLDQRKNPAIHFANERAVRECGAAPYYTNSSQLPVDFTDDLLRALELQEGLQVQYTGGTVFHAWLGERLPSPEAVRSLVAKVLNRFRIPYLTLTPTFSVCPRHGYLPGEKRFCPKCDEELIVLHQKAQGGVCAHMS; encoded by the coding sequence ATGCCGGCGGGGATGTTAGCCCGTCGCTGCTGTGGGTGCAAGGTCGAGACGAAGGTCCTCTTGCCGGCCGCGCGAATCGTGGCTAAGGTAACGCCGGTTACATTCGCTGGGAAGGAGCCCCGGGTGATCGAACAGGTACGGAAGCGCGATGGGAGCGTCGTCCCGTTCGAGACAACGAAGATTGCGTCGGCGATCCATCGCACCTTGTGTGAGGTGGGGCGCGACGATGCCGCTCTTGCCGCGCGGCTCGCCACCAGGGTAGAGGAGACGCTGTCGAGCCGCTTCGGACCGCTGTTTGGCCCACCCCATGTCGAGGAGATCCAGGACGCGGTGGAGGAAGTCCTCATGGCGGCGGGCCTGCCCGACGCCGCGCGGGCGTACATCGTCTACCGCCACCAGCACAAGCAGCTCCGCGAGATCAAGGAACTTGTCGATCCCGAGCTTGTAGGAAGCTACCTCAACGGCCAGGACTGGCGGGTGCGCGAGAACTCGAACATGGCGTTCTCCCTCCAAGGTCTGAACGTGTTCCTTACGGAGAAGATCATCGGCCAGTACTGGCTCACGAAGGTGTACCCGGAGCCGATCCGTCGGGCACACACCGAGGGCGACTTCCACATCCACGACCTCGGCACCCTAGGCCCGTACTGCGTGGGGTGGGACCTGGCGGACCTCCTGCGGCAGGGGTTCCGCGGGGCGCGGGGGAAGGTCGAATCACGGCCACCCAAGCACTTCCGCGTCGCGCTCATGCAGGCGGTGAACTTCCTGTACACCCTGCAGGGCGAGGCCGCCGGTGCGCAGGCGTTCTCGGGCGTGGACACCCTCCTCGCCCCGTTCATCGCCGCCGACGGGCTGTCCTACCGCGAAGTGAAGCAGGCTCTCCAGGAGTTCGTCTTCAACCTGAACGTCCCCACCCGCGTGGGGTTCCAAACACCGTTCACGAACATCACCCTCGACCTCCGGCCGCCGGCGCACATGGCGGGGCTGCCGGCCTTGGTGGGGGGGCAGCCGTTCGGCACGTACGGCGAGTTCACGAGGGAAATGGGAACGTTCAACCGCGCCCTCGCCGAGGTGATGGCCGAGGGCGACGCTCGGGGAAGGGTGTTCACCTTCCCCATCCCCACCTACAACGTAACCCCCGACTTCCCGTGGGACGACCCCGACCTCCTTCCGATGTGGGAAATGACGGCCAAGTACGGGATTCCCTACTTCGCGAACTTCCTCTCCTCGGACATGAAGCCGGAAGATGCTCGCAGCATGTGCTGCCGGCTCCGGCTCGACGTGCGCGAACTGCGACGCCGTGGGGGTGGGCTGTTCGGGTCGAACCCCCTGACGGGTTCGATCGGTGTAGTGACCCTCAACCTGCCGCGGCTGGCGTTCGTCGCGAAGAGCGAGGAGGAGTTCTTCGAGCGCCTGCAGGCGCTCATGCAGACGGCGGGGCGATCGCTCATCACCAAACGCAAGCTCTTGGAGCGCCTCACGGAGCAGGGGCTGTACCCGTACTCGAAGTTCTACCTGTCTTCCGTCAAGGAACAGCACGGAGAGTACTGGGCCAATCACTTCTCGACGATTGGAGTCATCGGACTGAACGAAGCAGCGTTGAACTTGCTCGGGGTCAACCTGGCCCAAGAAGAGGGCATTCGGTTCGCTCAGAGAACTCTGGGGTTCATGCGTGACACGCTCGTCCGGTTCCAGGAGGCGACCGGTGAGCTGTGGAACCTTGAAGCGACCCCGGCCGAGGGCACGGCCTACCGGCTCGCGATGCTCGACCAACGGAAGAACCCGGCGATCCACTTTGCCAACGAACGGGCAGTGCGGGAGTGCGGGGCGGCGCCGTACTACACGAACTCGTCCCAGCTTCCGGTGGACTTCACCGATGACCTGCTCCGCGCGTTGGAGCTGCAAGAGGGTCTCCAGGTCCAGTACACAGGCGGGACCGTGTTCCATGCTTGGCTCGGCGAGCGACTGCCCTCGCCGGAAGCGGTCAGGTCTCTCGTCGCCAAGGTGCTGAACAGGTTCCGGATTCCCTACCTTACCCTGACCCCGACGTTCTCGGTGTGCCCCCGACACGGCTACTTGCCCGGTGAGAAGCGGTTCTGCCCGAAGTGCGACGAAGAGCTGATCGTGCTCCATCAGAAGGCTCAAGGAGGAGTCTGTGCCCACATGTCGTGA
- a CDS encoding Ribonucleotide reductase of class III (anaerobic), large subunit, with product MPTCREDEEGNLILEDGTVIPAKERGRTEVYSRVVGYLRPVEQWNAGKQAEFEDRKVFRPVFGDDTTR from the coding sequence GTGCCCACATGTCGTGAAGATGAAGAGGGGAACTTAATTCTGGAGGACGGGACCGTCATCCCGGCGAAGGAGCGGGGGCGGACTGAGGTGTACTCGCGGGTCGTGGGCTACCTCCGTCCGGTAGAGCAGTGGAACGCCGGCAAGCAGGCCGAGTTCGAGGACCGGAAGGTGTTCCGGCCCGTCTTCGGAGACGACACGACCCGCTGA
- a CDS encoding Ribonucleotide reductase of class III (anaerobic), activating protein: MRIAHVQPLSLLDYPGKVSAVVWTVGCNLRCPFCYNAELVLPELAGGLPRVPLGAILALLRERVGFLDGVVVTGGEPTLNAELPVFLRELKELGFLVKLDTNGTRPDVLRSLLDDGLVDYVALDVKAPFPRYPEFTGLCVRPVASESVSEGCSISAPVPDCCSVAEDMSDFVARVRESMAVVRDRAPDYEFRTTVAPGIARDDLVAIAGEIRGARRYALQPFFVPAGKRLVNETWRARAALAPDALRALLPALQGPVRTELRA; encoded by the coding sequence ATGCGGATTGCCCACGTCCAACCTCTCTCCCTCCTCGACTACCCGGGGAAGGTGAGCGCGGTGGTGTGGACGGTGGGGTGCAACCTCCGCTGTCCGTTCTGCTACAACGCTGAGCTCGTCCTGCCCGAGCTTGCTGGGGGTCTTCCGCGGGTCCCGTTGGGGGCGATCCTCGCTTTGTTGCGCGAGCGGGTCGGATTTCTTGACGGGGTCGTCGTTACCGGAGGAGAACCCACCCTCAACGCCGAGCTCCCCGTGTTCCTGCGGGAGCTCAAAGAGCTGGGGTTCCTCGTCAAGCTCGACACGAACGGGACCCGTCCCGACGTCCTCCGGTCCCTGCTCGATGACGGGCTCGTGGACTACGTGGCCCTCGACGTCAAGGCGCCGTTCCCGCGGTACCCCGAGTTCACCGGTCTCTGCGTGCGTCCTGTAGCGTCGGAGTCTGTCTCTGAGGGCTGCTCGATCTCGGCGCCTGTCCCCGACTGTTGTTCGGTGGCGGAGGACATGTCCGATTTCGTGGCGCGGGTTCGGGAGTCGATGGCCGTGGTCCGTGACCGCGCCCCCGACTACGAGTTCCGGACCACGGTTGCCCCTGGGATCGCTCGGGACGACCTGGTGGCGATCGCCGGCGAGATCCGCGGCGCCCGGCGCTACGCGCTCCAGCCGTTCTTCGTCCCCGCGGGGAAGCGGTTGGTGAACGAGACGTGGCGCGCCCGCGCGGCCCTTGCCCCGGATGCATTGCGGGCGCTGCTTCCCGCGCTGCAGGGACCGGTCCGCACGGAGCTACGGGCCTAG
- a CDS encoding Tryptophanyl-tRNA synthetase: protein MRIFSGIQPTGALHIGNYFGAIRRWVELQEGNDCIYSIVDYHALTNEDTVPAELRAARRELALDLLACGVDPERSILYVQSAVPEHTELCWILGCVASYGDLTRMTQFKEKSARQEFVNGGLFYYPVLQAADILLFHADHVPVGEDQVQHLEEARRIARRFNFRFGDTFPEPEPIVGEGARIMSLADPARKMSKSAGPDHYIGLMEPEESVRKKVRSAVTDVGLTPGQEMSPGVANLFSLLELVAPTEVVDTFRRDHNAGRLLYRDLKEALFTHLAGALRPIRERREELTARGDVDEVLAHGAGRARAIARETMREVRARVGLD, encoded by the coding sequence ATGCGCATCTTCTCAGGCATCCAACCGACCGGCGCGCTTCACATCGGGAACTACTTCGGGGCGATCCGGCGCTGGGTCGAGCTCCAGGAGGGGAACGACTGCATCTACTCCATCGTCGACTACCACGCCCTCACGAACGAGGACACGGTGCCGGCCGAGCTCCGCGCGGCGCGGCGGGAACTCGCCCTCGACCTGCTTGCCTGCGGCGTGGATCCCGAACGCTCGATCCTCTACGTGCAGTCCGCGGTTCCCGAGCACACGGAGCTGTGCTGGATCTTGGGCTGTGTCGCCTCCTACGGCGACCTGACGCGGATGACCCAGTTCAAGGAGAAGTCCGCCCGCCAGGAGTTCGTCAACGGCGGGCTGTTCTACTACCCCGTCCTTCAGGCCGCGGACATCCTCCTCTTCCACGCCGACCACGTCCCGGTGGGGGAGGACCAGGTCCAGCACCTGGAGGAGGCGCGGCGGATCGCGCGGCGGTTCAACTTCCGGTTCGGGGACACGTTCCCCGAGCCGGAGCCGATCGTCGGAGAGGGGGCACGGATCATGTCGTTGGCCGATCCGGCGCGGAAGATGAGCAAGTCCGCCGGTCCGGACCACTACATCGGCCTCATGGAACCGGAGGAGAGCGTTCGCAAGAAGGTCCGGTCGGCGGTGACCGACGTCGGGCTCACCCCGGGCCAGGAGATGTCCCCCGGGGTGGCGAACCTGTTTTCCCTCCTTGAACTCGTGGCCCCAACCGAGGTCGTGGACACGTTCCGCCGCGACCACAACGCGGGAAGACTCCTTTACCGCGACCTCAAGGAGGCGTTGTTCACCCACCTCGCGGGCGCCCTGCGCCCGATCCGCGAGCGCCGAGAGGAGCTCACCGCCCGCGGAGACGTGGACGAGGTCCTCGCCCACGGCGCTGGGCGGGCGCGGGCGATCGCCCGGGAGACGATGCGCGAGGTCCGCGCCCGGGTGGGACTCGACTAG
- a CDS encoding Mobile element protein: MTPEDTVHGFRLHALRRAEELGNVSAACRELGVSAGLELTHWRRFGFDPPPGQGNFSSCGKDGRCPEEMLGGGTVKQMYELAGGGQSIRGIARSLGISRNRVRKYLRSPQVPTPRPRPGRVSKLDPYKDYIRQRLAEGVDNCVVLLREIRARGYARGHSILKEFVKPYRLPRAPRATMRYETEPGEQAQVDFGRYRYLTPDGQERWVWAFVCLLSWSRALYVEFVDRADTPTFIRCHAHAWEHFGGVPRRCLYDNTKLVVVGRDEDGKPRWNERFLDFALRVGFEVKLCRPYRAQTKGKTERGVGYVEGNFWPGARFTDLGDLNRQVLAWIATVADVRVHGTTHERPVDRGARERPQLGPLLPRERLVPFLREERKAGRDAFVRWSGSWYGVPWLWAGKTVQVQADKTTVQIFAGEERLAVHPRASSPGRQLIVPGQWDGLPMGEEKKRRSPAARQLATVEVEARSLGEYARILEEVTVR, encoded by the coding sequence ATGACCCCTGAGGACACGGTACACGGTTTTCGGCTCCATGCACTCCGCCGAGCGGAGGAACTGGGCAACGTGAGCGCGGCGTGTCGAGAACTCGGTGTCAGCGCCGGGTTAGAACTGACCCACTGGCGCCGGTTTGGTTTTGACCCGCCCCCTGGCCAGGGCAACTTCTCGTCCTGTGGCAAGGACGGGAGGTGTCCAGAGGAGATGCTGGGAGGCGGGACGGTGAAACAGATGTACGAGCTGGCAGGTGGGGGACAGTCGATCCGTGGGATCGCCCGGAGCTTGGGGATCTCCCGCAACAGGGTGCGCAAGTACCTGCGGTCGCCGCAGGTGCCTACGCCCAGACCACGACCTGGGAGGGTCTCCAAGCTTGACCCCTACAAGGACTACATCCGGCAGCGGCTGGCGGAGGGGGTGGACAACTGTGTGGTGCTTCTGCGGGAGATCCGCGCCCGGGGGTACGCTCGGGGCCACTCGATCCTCAAGGAGTTCGTGAAGCCGTATCGTTTGCCTCGGGCCCCACGGGCGACGATGCGCTACGAGACGGAACCAGGGGAACAGGCCCAAGTGGACTTCGGGCGCTACCGCTACCTGACCCCAGACGGACAGGAGCGCTGGGTGTGGGCGTTTGTGTGCCTGCTTTCCTGGTCCCGGGCCCTGTACGTGGAGTTCGTGGACCGGGCCGACACCCCGACCTTCATCCGCTGTCACGCCCACGCTTGGGAGCACTTCGGCGGTGTCCCCCGGCGGTGCCTGTACGACAACACCAAGCTCGTGGTGGTGGGCCGAGATGAGGACGGGAAGCCTCGGTGGAACGAGCGGTTTCTCGACTTCGCCTTACGGGTGGGGTTCGAGGTGAAGCTGTGCCGACCGTACCGGGCTCAGACCAAGGGCAAGACAGAGCGTGGGGTGGGGTACGTGGAGGGGAACTTCTGGCCTGGGGCGCGGTTCACGGACTTGGGGGATCTCAACCGGCAGGTTCTGGCATGGATCGCCACCGTGGCTGACGTGCGGGTGCACGGGACGACCCACGAGCGGCCGGTGGACCGTGGGGCCCGGGAGCGGCCTCAGCTCGGCCCCCTGTTGCCCCGGGAGCGCCTGGTGCCGTTCCTGCGTGAGGAGCGCAAGGCAGGCCGAGACGCGTTTGTCCGGTGGAGCGGGTCCTGGTACGGAGTGCCGTGGCTGTGGGCAGGGAAGACGGTCCAAGTCCAGGCGGACAAGACCACGGTCCAGATCTTCGCTGGTGAGGAGAGGCTTGCAGTGCACCCTCGGGCAAGCTCCCCCGGCCGGCAGCTCATCGTGCCCGGGCAGTGGGACGGGCTACCGATGGGGGAGGAGAAGAAGCGCCGGAGTCCGGCGGCGCGGCAGCTGGCCACCGTGGAGGTGGAGGCGCGGTCGCTTGGGGAGTACGCGCGGATCCTGGAGGAGGTGACCGTCCGATGA
- a CDS encoding Efflux ABC transporter, permease/ATP-binding protein, producing the protein MGRSPPFPVEGEIRDSDVIRFIRMRAAREWRTLLALGVLSFAGIGLGALSPLLIRRFVDGLGVGSFQPQLVVGLLLVVVTGKALETYLRYYFEVSYNRVAKSFIVELYGHLQTVRLTELKKHTTGEYLSRILDHTQYLGRGIVVLYPMLVVNFLQVSVTATVLFLLEWRLAVLTLGILPLSFLGTRWLNWRQRMAWDAEREGWERAVESLREKIDGLRIIKAFNRGRFFTLGFQQDVSRWFNSVRRTAVYGQLTEAALSRAAEVLAIVLLIVGAVFALRGWTSVGSVIAFFWYVGNLYGPLQGLVAWNNSKQQIIPVGKRLLSLLALPPEEERPGLPFSASPAVAFRNISAGYDTKEVLFGVTLDCAPGKMTAVVGESGSGKSTLVSLLLGFNQPTQGEILIDGRPIQEYGTRDLREGIAFSSAEGFLFNMTVRDNIALGGEHTEDEIVEAAEIAGIHEFIMSLPQGYDTVVGERGTKLSDGERQRIALARAVIRKPKILILDEATSGVDSKTEAQIYERLRDLGATLVVVAHRLSTIHMADQMYLLEKGSVVCQGKHEELLARCPAYRALFEKQLVHEGRAAPEESPPTAG; encoded by the coding sequence ATGGGTAGATCGCCTCCGTTTCCGGTTGAAGGAGAGATTCGGGACTCCGACGTCATTCGCTTCATTCGAATGCGGGCAGCCAGGGAGTGGAGGACGCTTCTTGCCCTGGGCGTACTCAGTTTTGCGGGCATAGGTCTTGGGGCGCTCAGTCCACTTCTGATTCGGCGGTTCGTGGACGGGCTTGGGGTGGGGTCCTTCCAACCACAGCTCGTCGTGGGGTTGCTGCTGGTGGTGGTCACCGGAAAGGCCCTCGAGACCTACCTGCGCTACTACTTTGAGGTGAGCTACAACCGTGTGGCAAAGAGCTTCATTGTAGAACTCTACGGCCATCTTCAGACCGTTCGCCTCACCGAGCTCAAGAAGCACACGACAGGGGAGTACCTGTCCAGGATCCTCGACCACACCCAGTACTTGGGACGGGGCATCGTGGTCCTGTACCCGATGCTGGTGGTCAACTTTCTGCAAGTGAGCGTGACCGCCACCGTGTTGTTCCTGCTCGAGTGGCGGCTCGCCGTGCTCACCTTGGGGATTCTGCCTTTGTCCTTCCTCGGCACCCGGTGGCTCAACTGGCGGCAGCGGATGGCGTGGGACGCCGAGCGGGAGGGATGGGAAAGGGCGGTGGAATCGCTGCGTGAGAAGATAGACGGGTTGAGGATCATCAAGGCGTTCAATCGAGGGCGGTTCTTCACGTTGGGTTTTCAGCAGGACGTCAGCCGGTGGTTCAACTCAGTCCGCCGAACGGCGGTGTACGGTCAGCTCACCGAGGCCGCGCTGTCCCGGGCGGCCGAGGTGCTGGCCATCGTTCTCCTCATCGTGGGAGCAGTTTTCGCCCTCCGAGGCTGGACGTCCGTGGGCAGCGTCATCGCTTTCTTTTGGTACGTGGGGAACCTGTACGGGCCGCTACAGGGGCTGGTGGCCTGGAACAACTCCAAGCAGCAGATCATTCCGGTGGGGAAGCGGCTGTTGAGCCTTCTCGCCCTTCCGCCGGAGGAGGAAAGGCCAGGCCTTCCGTTCTCGGCCTCGCCGGCTGTTGCTTTTCGCAACATCAGCGCAGGGTACGACACAAAAGAGGTGCTCTTTGGTGTGACTTTGGATTGTGCGCCCGGGAAGATGACCGCCGTCGTCGGCGAAAGCGGTTCGGGGAAGTCGACCCTCGTTTCCCTCCTTCTTGGGTTCAACCAGCCGACACAGGGCGAAATCCTGATCGACGGCCGGCCCATCCAGGAGTACGGGACGCGGGACCTGCGGGAGGGGATCGCGTTCTCCTCGGCTGAGGGGTTCCTGTTCAACATGACGGTGCGGGACAACATCGCCCTCGGTGGGGAACACACTGAGGACGAGATCGTGGAGGCCGCAGAGATTGCGGGGATCCACGAGTTCATCATGTCGCTGCCCCAGGGGTACGATACCGTCGTTGGGGAGAGGGGGACGAAGCTCTCCGATGGGGAGAGGCAAAGGATCGCTCTGGCCCGGGCGGTGATCCGAAAGCCGAAGATCCTCATCTTGGACGAGGCGACCTCCGGCGTGGACTCGAAGACCGAGGCGCAGATCTACGAAAGGCTTCGGGATCTTGGGGCGACGCTGGTCGTAGTAGCGCACCGCCTTTCCACGATCCATATGGCGGACCAGATGTATCTCTTGGAGAAGGGATCGGTTGTCTGTCAGGGTAAGCATGAAGAGCTCCTTGCGCGCTGCCCGGCATACCGCGCCCTGTTCGAGAAGCAGCTGGTACACGAGGGGAGGGCTGCTCCCGAGGAGAGCCCACCGACGGCGGGCTGA
- a CDS encoding Oligopeptide transport system permease protein OppC, whose product MRGFAALVRKELLDFRAYPLDLVNLALSPGLLVAPHLVVARLFGTGPDFQSQVAVGLLLWYWLSTLFWEVGHGIGEEMEEGVLEQLLVTPKSLLAVLGAKAVGAMLTNAYISAGIVGWLFAFGIPLPLPWPAFMGVMLLTGLGLGGFCMAYAGLVLLVKRAENLGAGTQTVLGGLAGMTAPPQVLPQAAWIISRVIPLSYGIEAARRLLGGEVVGDQLLWLVLSGAAYGVAGWALLGRAQRRMRAAGTTGEF is encoded by the coding sequence ATGAGAGGGTTTGCCGCCCTTGTGCGAAAGGAGCTCCTCGACTTTCGCGCTTATCCATTGGACCTCGTCAACCTGGCCCTGTCCCCGGGGCTCCTCGTGGCGCCGCACCTGGTGGTGGCACGGCTTTTCGGGACCGGGCCCGACTTCCAGTCGCAGGTGGCCGTGGGCCTGCTCCTTTGGTATTGGCTTTCCACCTTGTTCTGGGAGGTGGGCCACGGGATCGGCGAGGAGATGGAAGAAGGGGTATTGGAGCAGCTCTTGGTGACACCGAAGTCGCTCCTCGCCGTGCTTGGGGCGAAGGCGGTCGGCGCGATGCTCACCAACGCTTACATCAGCGCGGGGATCGTCGGCTGGCTGTTTGCCTTTGGGATTCCGCTACCCCTGCCGTGGCCGGCGTTCATGGGGGTGATGCTCCTCACGGGCTTAGGCTTGGGCGGCTTCTGCATGGCCTACGCGGGGCTCGTGTTGCTGGTCAAACGGGCGGAGAACCTGGGGGCGGGAACGCAGACCGTGCTCGGGGGGCTGGCCGGGATGACCGCGCCGCCGCAGGTCCTTCCACAGGCGGCGTGGATCATCTCGCGGGTGATCCCGCTCAGCTACGGCATCGAAGCAGCCCGCAGGCTTCTCGGGGGAGAGGTGGTCGGCGATCAGCTGCTGTGGCTCGTTCTTTCGGGAGCCGCCTACGGCGTGGCCGGTTGGGCGCTTCTGGGGCGCGCCCAAAGGCGGATGCGCGCCGCCGGGACCACGGGGGAGTTCTGA
- a CDS encoding Protein translocase subunit SecF gives MTRFDFLGKAKFFAGLSALLFTASILVLVTIGLRPGIDFTGGLQLTVFYSPGTDLSNDAIRGYVEPLLAGTSPAPSLYIQTVDGQRDIPNQGMTPVPGKIVTIQGATDEQEDQLRLALTEPAADSGIPRPIEFSVTDIGAQVSREIVNRAWQAILIALGAMMVYIAWRFRLRYGVAAVVALIHDVVITLGVFAVARLELNLPVIAGLLTVVGYSLNATIIIFDRVRENVRTARKASLAENINRAIEQTLTRTINTGATTLIPIIILFVFGGPPLRGFAVAMLMGVIAGTHSSLFVSNPIVYGWSLAADRARARRR, from the coding sequence ATGACCCGATTCGACTTCCTAGGCAAGGCGAAGTTCTTCGCTGGTCTGTCGGCCCTCTTGTTCACCGCAAGCATCTTGGTGCTCGTGACCATCGGCCTGCGGCCGGGAATCGACTTCACGGGAGGACTCCAGCTTACGGTGTTCTACTCGCCAGGCACCGACCTCTCCAACGACGCGATCCGGGGATACGTGGAGCCACTTCTTGCCGGCACGTCTCCTGCTCCCAGCCTGTACATTCAGACGGTCGACGGCCAGCGGGACATCCCCAACCAAGGGATGACGCCCGTGCCAGGCAAGATCGTGACCATCCAGGGAGCAACGGACGAGCAGGAAGATCAGTTGCGGTTGGCGCTCACCGAGCCTGCTGCCGATTCCGGGATCCCCAGACCGATCGAGTTCAGCGTGACCGACATCGGCGCGCAGGTTTCCCGGGAGATCGTGAACCGCGCCTGGCAAGCGATCCTCATCGCTCTAGGCGCAATGATGGTCTACATCGCGTGGCGGTTTCGCCTCCGCTATGGGGTTGCAGCCGTGGTTGCGCTCATTCACGACGTGGTGATTACGCTCGGGGTGTTCGCCGTGGCCCGGCTTGAGCTGAATCTTCCCGTCATCGCCGGTCTCCTCACCGTGGTCGGCTACTCACTCAACGCCACGATCATCATCTTCGATCGTGTGCGGGAGAACGTCCGCACTGCTCGCAAGGCTTCGCTCGCTGAGAACATCAACCGAGCGATCGAACAGACTCTGACCCGGACAATCAACACGGGGGCCACCACGCTCATCCCGATCATCATCCTGTTCGTGTTCGGGGGTCCGCCCCTGCGGGGGTTCGCCGTGGCGATGCTCATGGGCGTGATTGCGGGGACTCACTCATCGCTGTTCGTCTCCAACCCCATCGTGTACGGGTGGAGTCTGGCCGCGGATCGGGCCCGGGCCCGACGGCGGTAG
- a CDS encoding Mobile element protein translates to MIAVAKARQYLKELKLTQAAEVMESRLEAAAQKELPYAEFLVDLLGIEARARRERYLTTRTRLAHLPFHKTLEEFDFAFQPSIDERQVRELGTLAFVGDAANVVLLGPPGVGKTHLAVALGLRAIEQGYRVYFARAHDLVEDLRRAQAEHRLDRRLRVYLAPKVLIVDEFGVWPCGREGATALFALVSARYERGSIILTSNKGFAEWGEVLGDEVVATAILDRLLHHSHILNVRGESYRLREKRRAGLFGRAAGRSPEPATESAREER, encoded by the coding sequence ATGATCGCCGTAGCCAAGGCGCGGCAGTACCTAAAGGAACTCAAGCTCACCCAGGCGGCCGAGGTGATGGAGAGCCGGCTGGAGGCTGCAGCCCAGAAGGAACTCCCGTACGCCGAGTTCCTGGTGGACCTCCTGGGGATCGAGGCCCGAGCGCGTCGCGAGCGGTACCTCACCACACGCACCCGCCTGGCGCACCTTCCGTTCCACAAGACCCTCGAGGAGTTCGACTTCGCCTTCCAGCCGTCGATCGACGAGCGGCAGGTGCGGGAGCTGGGGACGCTGGCGTTCGTGGGGGATGCGGCGAACGTGGTGTTGCTGGGGCCGCCTGGGGTGGGGAAGACCCACCTCGCGGTGGCGCTGGGGCTGCGGGCAATTGAGCAGGGCTACCGGGTGTACTTCGCCCGGGCCCACGATTTGGTGGAGGACCTGAGGCGGGCCCAGGCCGAGCACAGACTGGATCGCAGGCTTCGGGTGTACCTCGCGCCCAAGGTGCTGATCGTGGACGAGTTCGGGGTGTGGCCGTGCGGCCGGGAGGGAGCTACCGCCCTGTTCGCCCTCGTGTCGGCGCGGTACGAGCGGGGAAGCATCATCCTCACGTCGAACAAGGGGTTCGCTGAGTGGGGAGAGGTGCTGGGGGACGAGGTGGTGGCGACAGCGATCTTGGATCGGCTCCTCCACCACAGTCACATCCTCAACGTCCGCGGGGAGAGCTACCGGCTGCGCGAGAAGAGACGAGCGGGCTTGTTCGGGCGGGCTGCGGGACGTTCACCCGAGCCTGCAACTGAAAGCGCACGCGAGGAACGATGA